A section of the Candidatus Binatia bacterium genome encodes:
- a CDS encoding enoyl-CoA hydratase has protein sequence MADDKILLVDVSDGIARITLNRPHVLNALSRALRAALVEAFERAEEDPTVGVIILTGAGRAFCAGLDLKELSGSPATEARTAASSADVVDTVERCQKPVIAAIHGFAITGGFELALACDILIASTEARFADTHARVGIMPGWGLSQKLSRLIGVYRAKELSLTGNYIDAQTALDWGLVNRVVPPPDLIPTCEALARDILSCDQRLVHAYKRLIDDGYALSYAQGRALEANRSSEFSRQLRPEEVARRRAAVQQRARSQLRPMTP, from the coding sequence ATGGCAGACGACAAGATCTTGCTAGTTGACGTGAGCGATGGCATCGCGCGGATTACCTTGAATCGGCCACACGTTTTAAATGCACTGTCACGCGCCCTGCGGGCAGCATTGGTAGAAGCTTTTGAGCGAGCCGAGGAAGACCCGACAGTTGGTGTCATCATCCTCACGGGTGCAGGCCGTGCTTTCTGCGCTGGTTTGGACCTCAAGGAACTCAGTGGAAGCCCGGCCACGGAGGCTCGCACCGCGGCGAGCAGCGCGGATGTGGTGGACACTGTCGAGCGCTGCCAGAAGCCTGTAATCGCTGCGATCCATGGCTTCGCGATTACCGGCGGTTTTGAACTCGCCCTCGCTTGCGACATCTTGATCGCATCCACCGAGGCACGTTTTGCCGATACGCATGCCCGCGTGGGGATCATGCCCGGCTGGGGTTTAAGTCAGAAACTTTCCCGCTTAATCGGCGTTTACCGCGCAAAAGAGCTCTCACTTACCGGTAATTACATTGACGCCCAAACTGCTCTGGACTGGGGGCTTGTCAACCGTGTCGTTCCGCCGCCAGACCTGATACCAACCTGCGAAGCCCTGGCTCGCGATATTTTGTCATGCGACCAACGCTTGGTGCACGCGTACAAGCGGCTGATCGATGATGGATACGCACTGTCTTATGCGCAGGGCCGAGCCTTGGAGGCGAATCGTTCAAGCGAGTTTTCACGCCAACTGCGCCCCGAAGAAGTGGCCCGCCGCAGGGCGGCCGTGCAACAGCGCGCCCGTTCTCAACTTCGTCCAATGACGCCGTAA
- the moaA gene encoding cyclic pyranopterin monophosphate synthase, protein MPLDRFGRNIDYLRVSIIDHCNLRCVYCMPLQGLRLTRPDELLSAAEIERVVHAAAQIGFAKVRLTGGEPTLRPDLEDIVQRIASIRGIHDLSMTTNGILLPKMAERLRQAGLKRVNIHVDSLHPGRLQRIMRFGTLEEIWAGIEAAERAGLCPIKLNVVVARGYNDEDVVDLARLTLIHPWHVRFIELMPLGGGEESRIAVSHFVSNENVLRQIQENLGPLEPVSALHPSDEAVYYRIPGAQGLVGLISPVSRPYCGTCNRMRLTADGKLHLCLLHDEEIDVRDILRNGGSTETLAELLALAVRRKPTGHALSAGISPEERSMYQIGG, encoded by the coding sequence ATGCCTCTCGATCGCTTCGGACGAAACATTGATTACCTGCGCGTCTCCATTATCGACCATTGCAACTTACGCTGTGTCTACTGCATGCCTTTGCAAGGCTTGCGCCTGACACGGCCCGACGAGCTTCTTAGCGCGGCTGAAATAGAGCGCGTGGTCCACGCCGCGGCTCAAATAGGGTTTGCCAAGGTGCGGCTGACGGGTGGAGAGCCTACCTTACGTCCCGACCTTGAAGACATTGTCCAGCGAATTGCGTCGATCCGCGGGATCCACGATCTCTCGATGACGACCAACGGAATCCTACTACCCAAGATGGCTGAACGCTTGCGTCAGGCTGGTTTGAAGCGGGTGAACATTCACGTCGATTCGCTTCATCCAGGTCGGCTTCAGCGCATCATGCGCTTTGGTACCCTAGAAGAGATCTGGGCGGGCATCGAGGCGGCCGAACGAGCGGGCCTGTGTCCGATCAAACTGAATGTCGTTGTCGCACGGGGTTACAATGACGAGGACGTTGTGGACCTAGCTCGGCTGACATTGATCCATCCCTGGCATGTCCGCTTCATCGAACTCATGCCGCTGGGTGGCGGTGAGGAGTCACGAATCGCCGTGAGCCATTTCGTTTCGAATGAAAACGTTTTGCGGCAAATTCAAGAGAATCTTGGGCCCCTGGAACCTGTCTCCGCTCTGCACCCTTCAGACGAAGCGGTCTACTACCGAATTCCGGGTGCTCAGGGGCTGGTCGGACTCATTAGCCCCGTGAGCCGACCTTATTGCGGCACTTGCAATCGAATGCGCTTGACTGCCGACGGCAAGTTGCATCTCTGCTTACTGCATGACGAGGAGATCGATGTTCGGGACATTCTGCGTAACGGCGGATCGACAGAAACGTTGGCCGAGCTGCTGGCGCTTGCCGTGCGCCGGAAGCCGACGGGGCACGCGTTGAGCGCGGGGATCTCACCGGAAGAACGCTCCATGTATCAGATTGGGGGATGA
- a CDS encoding amino acid transporter — protein sequence MKPTRQAEFARILGLWDAAAIVAGSMIGSGIFLVSADIARLLDAPVWLLAVWLATAAVTVVAALNYGELAAMLPRAGGQYVYLREAYGPLWGFLYGWTLFTVIQTGTIAAVAVAFAKFCAVFIPALEGSTAGSVGLDGQRCVAIGVIVLLTWANCRGLRTGRWIQNIFTVAKVGTLLAVVLAGVVLGPSLGQGHVNWVYFWGQRAMSLSDVLPLFGAAMVGALFSADAWNNITFAAAEVKHPERNIAASLVIGAGGVTVLYILANASYLAVLPLWGAAGGSNPLERGIQYANNDRVASAMMEVLFGSTGNLLMSAAIMVSTFGCANGLILSGARVYHAMAKDGLFFKAAGYLNVYRVPVVALVFQAAWAGILVLSGTYGDLLDYVIFAALLFYSLTVAAVVVLRIRHPQWPRPYRAIGYPWLTLLYVAATLAIMVDLLVMKPRYTWPGLLIVLAGVPVYYLTRQRRRASSLT from the coding sequence GTGAAACCGACCAGGCAAGCCGAGTTTGCCCGGATCTTAGGCCTGTGGGATGCCGCGGCAATTGTTGCCGGCTCGATGATCGGCTCTGGCATCTTCCTAGTAAGCGCCGATATCGCCCGCTTACTCGACGCACCGGTTTGGCTTCTCGCGGTTTGGCTAGCCACCGCAGCAGTTACTGTCGTCGCCGCTCTCAATTACGGGGAGCTCGCCGCAATGCTTCCGAGAGCCGGGGGACAGTACGTGTACTTGCGGGAGGCATACGGCCCCTTGTGGGGATTCTTGTACGGGTGGACGCTTTTTACTGTGATCCAAACCGGCACGATCGCCGCTGTGGCCGTCGCATTCGCCAAATTCTGCGCTGTGTTCATTCCGGCACTGGAGGGATCCACAGCGGGTTCAGTCGGGCTCGATGGCCAACGATGCGTGGCCATCGGTGTCATTGTCCTGCTCACGTGGGCAAACTGCCGAGGGTTACGTACGGGGCGTTGGATTCAAAACATATTTACGGTGGCCAAGGTTGGGACTCTTCTTGCCGTTGTTCTCGCTGGGGTCGTTCTTGGTCCTTCCCTCGGTCAAGGGCACGTCAACTGGGTTTACTTTTGGGGCCAGAGAGCGATGAGCCTGTCGGACGTACTGCCGCTTTTCGGTGCCGCAATGGTCGGAGCCTTGTTTTCGGCAGACGCTTGGAACAACATCACATTTGCCGCGGCCGAAGTCAAACATCCTGAGCGGAACATCGCGGCAAGCCTCGTAATTGGTGCTGGAGGTGTCACTGTGCTTTACATCCTGGCAAACGCCTCCTACCTAGCCGTACTGCCGCTTTGGGGCGCCGCTGGTGGATCGAACCCCCTAGAGCGCGGAATCCAGTATGCAAACAACGACCGTGTTGCCAGTGCGATGATGGAGGTCTTGTTCGGCTCTACCGGCAATCTCCTAATGTCTGCAGCGATCATGGTCTCCACGTTTGGGTGCGCCAACGGCCTGATCCTTTCAGGTGCTCGGGTTTACCACGCGATGGCGAAAGACGGCCTGTTTTTTAAGGCCGCCGGTTACCTGAACGTATACAGGGTTCCCGTTGTTGCGCTGGTCTTTCAAGCCGCCTGGGCGGGCATATTGGTTCTCTCGGGAACGTACGGTGACCTTCTGGATTATGTGATTTTTGCGGCCCTGCTTTTTTACTCGCTTACGGTTGCCGCTGTGGTTGTTCTCCGCATACGCCACCCGCAGTGGCCACGCCCCTATCGAGCAATCGGTTATCCGTGGCTAACGTTGCTCTACGTCGCGGCAACCCTAGCCATTATGGTCGATTTGCTGGTCATGAAGCCGAGGTACACTTGGCCGGGGTTATTGATCGTGCTGGCTGGAGTGCCCGTTTACTATCTCACACGGCAGCGGCGTCGCGCCAGCAGCTTGACTTAA
- a CDS encoding amino acid permease, with translation MSLWRQLFRVKPISMLEADLASENRLRRALGPWALTSLGVGAIIGAGIFVLTGLAAHDHAGPALVLSFVIAGLGCAFAALCYAEFAAMIPVAGSAYTYAYATLGELLAWIIGWDLILEYGMASATVAHGWSKYFLHLLELFGIHLPVAISSDPFSTPGAYFNLPAAVIVLLVTAVLVVGIRESATFNATMVAVKLAVILFVILVGATYVNPDNWTPFLPFGWKGVAAGAAYVFFAYIGFDSVSTQAEEARNPQRDVPIGIIASLAICTALYIGVAAVLTGMVPYTEIDVDAPLAAAFARHGFNAAVLIISIGAVAGITSVLVVLMLSQPRVFFAMARDGLLPEHFFGRVHPRFRTPHRSTILTGVVVAVVAALLPIQALAEMVNIGTLFAFVVVCSAVLVMRYTNPHQPRPFRTPLFPLVPILGILFNLGMMFSLGSHNWMRLGIWLGLGLLIYFSYSRYHSRIAKHGVRMARPLQT, from the coding sequence ATGAGTCTTTGGCGACAGTTGTTCAGGGTCAAACCGATTTCCATGCTCGAGGCCGACTTGGCAAGCGAGAATCGGCTTCGCCGGGCACTCGGACCCTGGGCGCTCACCTCTCTGGGAGTCGGTGCCATCATCGGCGCGGGAATCTTCGTGCTTACAGGGCTTGCTGCTCACGACCACGCCGGTCCAGCCCTGGTTTTGTCTTTTGTCATCGCCGGGCTTGGCTGTGCCTTTGCCGCGCTCTGCTACGCAGAATTTGCCGCGATGATTCCGGTGGCAGGTAGCGCTTACACCTATGCCTACGCCACTCTAGGTGAGCTGCTGGCGTGGATTATCGGCTGGGACCTCATCCTCGAATACGGAATGGCTTCGGCAACCGTCGCCCATGGCTGGTCGAAGTATTTTTTGCATCTGCTCGAGTTGTTTGGCATCCACTTGCCGGTTGCGATCAGTTCGGACCCATTCAGCACACCGGGGGCTTACTTCAACTTACCTGCCGCTGTCATCGTGTTGCTCGTCACTGCTGTTCTTGTTGTCGGAATCCGAGAAAGTGCCACGTTCAATGCCACGATGGTGGCCGTGAAGTTGGCCGTGATCTTGTTCGTGATCTTGGTGGGAGCCACTTATGTGAACCCGGACAACTGGACTCCGTTTCTTCCCTTCGGTTGGAAGGGCGTGGCCGCGGGAGCCGCCTACGTCTTTTTCGCTTATATCGGCTTCGACTCTGTCTCCACACAAGCAGAAGAAGCTCGCAACCCTCAGCGTGACGTGCCCATTGGGATTATCGCATCCCTGGCAATTTGTACTGCACTGTACATTGGCGTCGCCGCGGTTCTTACAGGGATGGTTCCTTACACCGAGATCGACGTCGATGCCCCGCTTGCGGCGGCATTTGCCCGCCACGGCTTCAATGCGGCTGTATTGATTATCTCGATAGGAGCGGTTGCGGGCATCACCAGCGTCCTTGTAGTGCTGATGTTGAGTCAGCCGCGAGTGTTCTTTGCAATGGCTCGAGATGGGTTACTCCCGGAGCACTTTTTTGGGAGGGTGCACCCGCGTTTCCGTACCCCGCACCGCTCTACAATTCTAACCGGAGTGGTGGTGGCGGTCGTTGCTGCATTGCTGCCCATTCAAGCGCTTGCCGAAATGGTCAATATCGGCACCTTGTTTGCGTTCGTCGTCGTATGCAGCGCCGTGCTGGTGATGCGATACACTAATCCGCATCAGCCTCGCCCGTTTCGTACGCCTCTTTTCCCACTCGTGCCTATTCTCGGCATTCTATTCAACCTTGGCATGATGTTCTCGCTGGGCTCCCACAACTGGATGCGACTAGGAATTTGGCTCGGGCTCGGGTTGTTGATTTATTTCAGCTACAGTCGATATCACAGTCGAATTGCCAAACACGGTGTCAGAATGGCTCGTCCGCTTCAGACATAG
- the uppP2 gene encoding undecaprenyl-diphosphatase 2: MLWWKALILGVVEGVTEFLPISSTGHLILVSTVVDYPEAQRATFDISIQLGAVLALVWLYRDHLWSLVQRAPSDPVARSLMGKLALAFLPAALAGYLFHHWIENHLFNTRVVAWALVGGGVALLWVDQRKHEERTREIEAVSWQQAIWVGTAQTLSLVPGVSRAAATILGGLMCGLSRPVATQFSFYLSIPTLAAASLYSLYKVWDQLLVEDLGALAVGFVAAFASAFVVVEAFLRFVQRHTFLLFALYRIALGLLLIFWLV; encoded by the coding sequence ATGCTGTGGTGGAAGGCGCTGATCTTAGGGGTGGTCGAGGGAGTTACGGAATTTTTGCCCATCTCTTCGACTGGGCATTTGATCCTGGTATCGACAGTGGTCGACTATCCAGAGGCGCAGCGGGCGACCTTCGATATTTCGATTCAACTGGGTGCCGTTCTGGCCTTGGTTTGGCTCTACCGCGATCATCTCTGGAGCCTCGTGCAACGAGCCCCATCGGACCCGGTCGCGCGCTCGCTGATGGGCAAACTGGCCCTCGCCTTTTTACCTGCTGCGCTGGCAGGTTATCTGTTCCACCACTGGATTGAAAATCACCTTTTCAATACTCGCGTCGTGGCTTGGGCGTTGGTGGGGGGTGGAGTCGCCTTGCTGTGGGTGGACCAGCGAAAGCACGAAGAGCGTACCCGAGAAATCGAGGCTGTCAGTTGGCAACAAGCAATTTGGGTGGGCACCGCCCAAACGTTATCGCTAGTGCCTGGCGTCTCGCGGGCTGCCGCGACCATCCTTGGCGGGCTGATGTGCGGCCTGAGTCGTCCCGTCGCGACCCAGTTTTCGTTTTACCTTTCCATTCCCACCCTAGCTGCCGCAAGCCTGTATAGCCTGTATAAGGTGTGGGACCAACTTCTTGTCGAGGACCTTGGGGCACTGGCAGTCGGCTTTGTAGCCGCATTTGCCTCTGCCTTCGTAGTTGTCGAGGCGTTCTTGCGCTTTGTGCAACGGCACACCTTTCTGCTCTTCGCCCTTTACCGCATCGCCCTCGGCCTGTTGCTCATCTTTTGGCTTGTTTGA
- a CDS encoding alpha/beta hydrolase, whose product MTKSVQQHRLQVGDLSIALLEAGKPGKLLLCLHGFPDNAWTFRHQFGPFAELGYHVVAPFQRGYYPTSPAPDGRYQSAVLAYDLLGCISALGYEHADVIGHDWGALAGYGAAILEPHRIRRLVTIAVPHGPAVLQAFLSDYAQLRRSWYMFFFLTPFAEAAVRHNDFAFIEHLWRDWSPNWDFSPETLENVKATFRHDGVLDAALAYYRCTLDPSRQDPTLAQVQSELSIAPVPVPTLTIHGAQDGCMGSYLLEGMEALFPAGLQKLIVDNAGHFVHQEQPDTVNSHIADFLR is encoded by the coding sequence ATGACCAAGTCCGTACAACAACATCGCCTCCAAGTTGGAGACTTGAGTATCGCCCTCCTAGAAGCCGGAAAGCCGGGTAAACTCTTGTTGTGTCTGCATGGGTTTCCGGACAACGCTTGGACTTTTCGGCACCAGTTCGGTCCCTTCGCCGAGCTTGGTTACCACGTCGTGGCACCCTTTCAGCGAGGGTACTACCCCACATCGCCGGCTCCGGATGGGCGATATCAGAGCGCGGTTCTGGCTTACGATTTGCTCGGCTGTATCAGCGCTCTTGGTTACGAGCACGCGGATGTCATTGGTCATGACTGGGGCGCGCTTGCCGGTTATGGGGCGGCGATTCTCGAGCCGCATCGCATCCGACGACTGGTAACGATCGCTGTTCCGCATGGCCCAGCAGTTTTGCAGGCGTTCCTTTCAGACTACGCTCAACTGCGGCGCTCGTGGTACATGTTTTTTTTCCTCACTCCGTTCGCGGAAGCCGCTGTCCGCCACAACGATTTCGCCTTCATTGAACACCTGTGGCGCGACTGGTCACCTAACTGGGATTTTTCTCCAGAAACGTTGGAGAACGTGAAGGCGACCTTTCGTCACGACGGAGTTCTCGATGCTGCCCTCGCCTATTACCGCTGCACGCTCGACCCAAGCCGCCAGGACCCCACGCTGGCGCAAGTGCAGTCGGAGCTCAGCATCGCACCGGTACCCGTTCCGACACTCACGATTCACGGCGCCCAAGATGGATGCATGGGAAGTTACCTATTGGAGGGCATGGAAGCGTTGTTCCCTGCCGGACTACAAAAGCTGATCGTAGATAACGCTGGACACTTCGTGCACCAAGAGCAGCCGGACACAGTCAATTCGCACATCGCGGATTTTTTACGGTAA